A window of Streptomyces armeniacus contains these coding sequences:
- a CDS encoding catalase: MPQPTPTPRAARPRTLTTESGAPVSDNQNAATAGAGGPLLLQDQHLLEKLARFNRERIPERVVHARGSGAYGYFEVTDDVTAYTSAHFLGAVGRRTETFARFSTVADNLGGPDAARDPRGFALKFYTEEGNYDLVGNNTPVFFIKDPLKFPDFIHSQKRDPFTGKQEPDNVWDFWAHSPEATHQVTWLMGDRGIPASYRHMNGYGSHTYQWTNAEGEAFYVKYHFKTNQGIRSLSSEQGAELAGTDPNSHQTDLLQSIERGVYPSWTLHVQVMPADEADGYRFNPFDVTKVWPHEDYPLRRVGRLVLDRNPDNVFAEVEQSAFSPNNFVPGVGPSPDKMLQGRLFAYADAHRYRLGVNHTQLPVNAPKATTARNYGRDGLMAANAQGRHAKNYEPNSYDGPAESGSPLSAPRPLSGWTGTHEAPQHTKDDDFFQAGELYRLMSEEERGRLVANIAGGLSQVARDDVIERNLDHFRAADPEYGARVEEAVRELREG; the protein is encoded by the coding sequence ATGCCCCAGCCCACGCCGACGCCCCGCGCCGCCCGGCCGCGGACCCTGACGACGGAGTCCGGCGCACCCGTCTCCGACAACCAGAACGCCGCCACCGCGGGCGCCGGCGGCCCGCTCCTCCTCCAGGACCAGCACCTGCTGGAGAAGCTGGCGCGGTTCAACCGCGAGCGCATCCCGGAGCGGGTCGTGCACGCGCGGGGCTCGGGCGCGTACGGCTACTTCGAGGTGACGGACGACGTCACCGCGTACACCAGCGCGCACTTCCTGGGCGCGGTCGGCCGCCGTACGGAGACCTTCGCCCGCTTCTCGACCGTCGCGGACAATCTGGGCGGGCCGGACGCCGCCCGCGATCCGCGCGGCTTCGCGCTCAAGTTCTACACCGAGGAGGGGAACTACGACCTCGTCGGCAACAACACCCCGGTGTTCTTCATCAAGGACCCGCTGAAGTTCCCCGACTTCATCCACAGCCAGAAGCGCGACCCGTTCACCGGCAAGCAGGAGCCGGACAACGTCTGGGACTTCTGGGCGCACTCCCCCGAGGCCACCCACCAGGTCACCTGGCTGATGGGCGACCGCGGCATCCCCGCGTCGTACCGGCACATGAACGGCTACGGCTCGCACACGTACCAGTGGACGAACGCCGAGGGCGAGGCCTTCTACGTCAAGTACCACTTCAAGACCAACCAGGGCATCCGCTCGCTCAGCAGCGAGCAGGGCGCCGAGCTCGCCGGCACCGACCCGAACAGCCACCAGACCGATCTGCTCCAGTCGATCGAGCGCGGCGTGTACCCGTCGTGGACGCTGCACGTGCAGGTCATGCCGGCGGACGAGGCGGACGGCTACCGCTTCAACCCGTTCGACGTCACCAAGGTGTGGCCGCACGAGGACTACCCGCTGCGGCGGGTGGGCCGCCTCGTGCTGGACCGCAACCCGGACAACGTCTTCGCCGAGGTCGAGCAGTCCGCGTTCTCGCCGAACAACTTCGTGCCCGGCGTCGGCCCGAGCCCCGACAAGATGCTCCAGGGGCGGCTGTTCGCGTACGCCGACGCGCACCGCTACCGGCTCGGCGTCAACCACACCCAGCTGCCCGTCAACGCCCCCAAGGCCACCACAGCCCGGAACTACGGCCGCGACGGCCTCATGGCCGCCAACGCGCAGGGCAGGCACGCGAAGAACTACGAGCCCAACTCGTACGACGGCCCTGCCGAGTCCGGCAGCCCGCTGTCCGCGCCGCGCCCGCTGTCCGGCTGGACCGGCACGCACGAGGCGCCGCAGCACACGAAGGACGACGACTTCTTCCAGGCGGGCGAGCTCTACCGGCTGATGTCCGAGGAGGAGCGCGGCCGGCTCGTCGCGAACATCGCGGGCGGGCTGTCCCAGGTGGCACGCGACGACGTGATCGAGCGGAACCTCGACCACTTCCGCGCGGCCGACCCGGAGTACGGCGCCCGCGTCGAGGAGGCCGTACGGGAGCTGCGCGAGGGCTGA